The genomic DNA GTTAGCTTTTGCGAGGCTGCTTTGATGGGGTCAATATCCCCAATGAGGTCAGCGATGGTAACATCGGGTGTAGCTAATTTTTCAGCGTAGCGCTCGGAGCGGTGCACCCAAGCAATTTCAGTATCATCACCTTCGTGCAAGATGCGCTCACGGGCATATTTGGAAAGTGGCTTGAACGGGTCATCATTAATTTCAGAGCCTTTGATGATAGGAATATACTCGTCGAGCAAATTAACCATTAAGCGAATCATCTTTGTTTTCGCCTGTCCGCGCAAGCCAAGCAGAATGATATCGTGCTTAGAGAGAATGGCATTTTGAAGTTGTGGCAAGACTGTGCGTTCATAGCCGATGATACCCGGAAAAGGATTTTCTCCAGCCTTGGTTTTGGCGATAAGATTCTCGCGCATTTCGTCTTTAACGGAGCGTGTACGGTAGCCCGAACGTTTGAGTTCGCCAAGTGTCTTGATTTTCGTGATGTCGCGCATTGGATTTCACAAGTTTATCGTTTTATTCAAAATTTCTCTGATACTTGAAGATGCAGTTGCCAGCTGTGTTGTGCAAGGTTGCATGCTCTGGCTAAGTTTGCAGATTGAGCAGAGTGAAGAGTTCCTGGCTTGTAAGCCGTGTCAGTGTGTCCATAGTTAGCGTAGTTTTTTGCGCCGATTACGGATGTAGTCAATAAAGAGATATTCGCCTAAGTTATCAAGACCACTAAAATACGCTCTGCCTTGGTTAGCTTCAGTTAGCTCGCGCACAAAGCCTTGCAAATACGGATCGCTGGTGACCATAAAGGTCGTAATCGTGATTTTATCTTTGCGGCAGATGACGGCTTCATCGAGCGTTTTTGTTGACGATTTTGCGATCGAGACCAAAAGAATTTTTGTAAATCTTTGCGCCCTCGTTAATTGCCGATGGCTTACCATCAGTAATCATAAAAATTTGCTTGTTCTGATTTTTTTTGCGCTTGAGAATCTGGCGCGCAAGTGCAAGCCCGGCTTTGGTGTTGGTGTGGTAAGGTCCAACGCTCACAAAAGGAAGGTCTTTGACATCCACCGTCCAAGCTTCATCGCCAAAGAGAATCACATCGAGCGAATCTTTCGGATAGCGTGTCAGAATCAGTTCGGCAAGTGCCATAGCCACTTTCTTTGCTGGTGTGATACGATCTTCACCGTAAAGAATCATAGAATGAGAAATATCAATCATCAAGACTGTGGCACAAGTGGTCTGATGTTCAGTTTCATAGATGCGAAAATCCTCTTCGGTGAGTGAGATGTCGGCAATGTTGCGTTTGAGTGCATTGTTGATGGTGGAGGTTATGTCAAGGTTTTGCAGGTTGTCCCCAAATCTCCATGCGCGTGTCTCAGGCATACGCTCATCGGAGCTGCCAGTGCGTGGAATTTTGTGATTGCCAAGCATACTCTGCCTGCGCAGCGTCGTGAAAATCTCGTTAAGTGAATCTTCGCGAATTTTCTTAGTGGTCTTGCCTGTGATGTGAAACTCGCCTCGCTCTGCGGCATCTTCCAGATAGCCTTCGCGCTTGAGCCACTCAATAAATTCTCCCATGCCAATTTCATCATCGCCTAACCCATATTGCCGGTCCATTTCCGTCATCCATTGCAGGGCTTGATTGGCATCGCCATTCGTATAGACGAGTAGTTGATTGAAAATTTTGAGCATTTTCTCAAGCGTGCTTTGCCCAGAGGCATGATGCTCATCCCATTTGCTGAATCGGTAATCCATCGTGAGTCGTCTGAATTTTGTGTATTGCGAGAGATTGCTGCGCAATGTCTCTAAGACAAATTGAAGAACAGCATGAACATAACAAAAAATTCTTGCGAGACAAGCATTAAACTTACTGAAGTGTGCTCATAGAATCCAAAGCCGTCGGACGAGGATTTTTCGTAATGCGGCGTGTAGGTTAGTTTTGCACCAAATCTTGCAAAAAAATACCATTGCACCGTTGAATATTCTTGCTCTTGAGACATCGCATGCCCCAATGAGCGTGGCGCTCTCTGTTGGGGATGCAGAGGTAATAAAATTTGGTTCGGCTTGGCAACGCACGTCGGAAGAAATCCTACCGCTCATCGAAAGTGCACTATCGCAAGCGTCGCTATCGCTCTTGCAGATTGATGCTGTGGCACTCTCCAACGGACCCGGCTCCTTTACTGCACTGCGAATAGGAATGTCGACTGCCAAAGGCTTGTGCTTTGCTCTGGATAAACCTCTGGTTACAGTAGGCACATTGGAAGCTATGGCACTTGCAGCTGAGCGACAAGTCCGCAATGAAGTGCAGCCGATAGCGGCACTGGTGCCAGTCATCTACTCGAAAGCCGATGAGTTTTTTGTGGGCGAAATTGCGCCTACAGCCTTGTGCGAAAATCTCTTGCTCGAAATACCCAAGTGTTATCTCACAATAAATGAGCTTTCACAGCGATACCGGAAAGAGGCAGGAGAAGTCGTGTGCGGACGCAGTCCTGAAAAATTGCGACCTCAAATTGAGACGTGTCTAAATTGGCATGAACTGGATTTTTCAGCGGCAGCACTGCTGCCAATCGCAAAAGAAAAGGTGAAAAAAGAAATGTTTGCTGACCTTGCCTTTGCCGAGCCTATGTATTTGAAAAATTTTGAGGCAAAGAAAAGCACCAGAAAATTCTTCGGCTAAGGCAACCTTTGCTGAAGGCGATGCACCTTTCTGCATCATGCACTTAGCGAAGGATAACAAACTGCATCAGAGTAGGGTGGTGCAACAGAGAAACTTGCCGAGGACGCATCACTACTCCCATTCAATTGTGGCGGGTGGTTTTGAACTAATATCATAAACCACACGATTGACACCGCGCACTTCATTGATGATGCGATTTGAAACCTTAGCAAGAAAGTCGTGCGGCAACTCAGACCAATCTGCAGTCATGCCATCTGTGGAATTGACAGCACGCAGGGCAATAACATTTTCATAAGTGCGGTTGTCGCCCATCACACCCACAGTTTGAATGGGCAGCAGCACTGCAAAGGCTTGCCAGACTTTGTCGTAAAGTCCAGCATGGCGAAGTTCCTCAATAAAAATCGCATCCGCCTCGCGCAAAATTGCGCAGCGTGCGGGCGAGACTTCACCAATGACGCGCACCGCAAGTCCAGGACCAGGAAAAGGATGACGGCTCAAAATCTGAGCGGGTACACCTAAGAGTTTGCCAACGGCACGCACTTCATCTTTGAAGAGTTCACGCAAGGGCTCAATGAGTTTGAGCTTCATGTTCTTCGGCAAACCGCCAACATTGTGGTGCGTCTTAATCGTCTGTGAAGGACCCCTGACATTGACGCTTTCAATAACATCAGGATAAAGCGTGCCTTGAACCAAAAATTTTTCGCGTGTAATCTGTGACTCAAAGACGTCAATAAAAGTTTTACCGATAATCTTGCGTTTCTTTTCGGGGTCAATGATGCGTTTGAGGCGCGAAAGAAAAAGGTCAGCAGCCTTGACGACTTTAAGATTTAGCCCTAAGCCATGGAGTGTGGCTTTTACTTCCTTGGCTTCGTTTTTGCGCAGCAAGCCGTTATCGACAAAAATACATTTGAGTCGCTTACCGATTGCGCGACTGACCAGTGTGGCAGCAACCGTAGAATCTACGCCGCCTGAGAGTGCGCATATAGCATGTTCTTTGCCAACCGTGAGACGGATTTTTTCGATTTCTGACTCAATAAAACTCTGTGGTGACCAATCTGGCGTGAGATGTGCAACATCAAAAAGAAAGTTGGCAAGAATCTCTTTGCCGTATGTTGTATGATGCACTTCAGGGTGAAATTGCAGCCCAAAAATTCGCTTGCCATTGCCGAGATATTCTACTGCGCACAGTTCAGAATTCTCACTTTCTGCGATGACTGAAAAACCGGGCGGCAGTGCTGTAACTTTATCGCCGTGGCTCATCCAGACCGTCGAATTCGGCACATTTTTGAAGAGTGCACTTTCTGTGCCGTTGCGCTTGATGACAAGATTTGTGCGTCCATACTCGCGTGCTTTAGCAACTTCAACTTTGCCGCCAAAGTGGCGCGCAATAGCTTGCAGTCCATAGCAAATGCCAAGCGTAGGCAAGTTCAGGTCATAGAGGCGTGCATCGGGCAGGGGAGCAAATTTTTGATAGACACTAGCAGGACCGCCAGAGAAAATCAAGGCTTTCGGGTTAAGCGCAACAATCCGCTCAAGTGGAGCATTGTAGGGCAAAATTTCGGAATAGACGCCAAGCTCTCGCACGCGCCGCGCAATGAGCTGGGTATATTGAGAGCCGAAATCTAAAATAACGACGGTGTTCATTAAGAAAATCAAAATGAGTTGGTCGGCATAATGCCGCTTGCAGAAAGCTCTACGCCGACATCAACCGGGTAAGAAAACATTGAGCCCAGAATGTTCAGCGTCGGTTTGATACGCAACATCATTCGAGTAGGCTTGCCGCCTTCACCTGCAAGATTGAACGCAAAATTTGCAATGTTTTCCACAGATTGTCCAGAAAGTGCTTTGAAGAGATCGACTGAAATATCCAGCGGTACGAGAGAAGACCCATTCGGTGGAATTTCTACACGTTCATTGAGCATGCCTGAGAGCATCTCGATCTGGTCAATGAACAGCGTCCACGACATTTTGTTCATCGCCGCAGTATTGGTGTTGGGATTTTGCACTTCAAGATTCAAACGAAAGGTAAGCGGCAGAGATTGATTAGCCAGCGCAAGTCCTAAACGTCCAGCATCAGGAAAACTAAGTTGGCTACGCGAGGCGACATTCTGCACATCAATGCCGGCGAGGCGTAACGATGAAACTGACGCCAGACGAAAGCGGCAACGTGAAAAAGCACGCGCTTCTTCGGCCTGACGCAAAACCGAGCAGCCCTGAACAAAAAAAAGTGTGAGAGCAAGCAGCGCAATCGGGTAAGCAGATGATCGTAGCTTCATAGTGTTGATGAAAATTCTCGTGGCAGACAAAGATACATAAACGGAGACGAACGGCGCTGTATATCAGGCTCGCACCAGTAAGCCTTCCAAAAATTCCGCAACAGCTTTGGCACGTGCTCGTGCGGCGCTGCGCTCGTGTCTTGCTTTCTGACAAAATTCTTCTTTTGCGGCTTTTGCAGCACTGGGAGTGCGACTAAGAAACGAAAGAAATGACAGCTGGTCTGCGCGCGCTGGACGATATGTAGCAAGCCCAAGTTCGCAGACAACGCTCAAGTTGAATTTCTCTGGACCTGGATTGATGCGGTAGATTGAAACCGGTCCAGCATCGGTCTCAAGCAATTCATAGAATGTAGCAGGTGCAATCCCTGAAAGTACAGTTGTGCTCGCACTGCGAAAGACCAGTGCCATTTGCTCGGCATTAAGAAATGGTAAAGCAATGAGGCGTTTGCCAGTGCGCTTTGCAAGACGCGAGAACTTCTCAAAGGCACGACGATTGTTGCCGCAGACAATCAACACTTGACTCTGCTCCCAATCAAACTCTGCATGTGCAGCCAGGTGCTCAAACGCTTTGTAAAGATGCTCTACCCAGTATGCGCCGCCTGTTGCGACGACTGTAAATCGGTGAGGATCGAGTTGAGAGATGGCGGGCAAATCGTGCTGGCGCAGTTCGGCGCGTGCTGTCTCAGGTGAAAGCGGACGCACATCACAAAAACGCAGCGCGAGGCAAATATCCAGCTGGCACAGTTTGCGTTTCGGAGTAGCTGTATCTGCGACGAAGCTTAGCAAGATAGCGCGGACTTTGTGCAATGACAGCATCAGGCAGAAGCCCGTTGTAGCGTGGCACATGAATAAGCGATTCGTCAAAATCGGGAATGTAGGCGACGACTTTAATATCGGAACGGAGTTCGGCTTTGAGTTGCAAAAGCGCGTAAGTCTGCATGAAGTGTGTGCTAACAATGAGCGGTGCAGCGCGCTCCGAAACAAGCGCACGCATCTCGGCTTTGAGTTTGGCAATCATGCCTTGCGTGAAACAAAAGTAGGTGCCGCGTAGCCAATCCTGCTCCATCAAATCATAGAAACGATCGTAAAGGTATTGAAACTTGGAGTAGATAACACGATGTGCCTGCTCAATATCCTCGACCGCACTCTCAAAGTACTCGATCTTTAATTCAGGTGTGAATCGACGCAGCGACTCACCAAGCGAATACATGGCGCTTTTGTGCCCGCCACCTGCCTGTGCAGAAACAATAAGAATGTCTTTTTCCATCAGCGTTATGTGTTTGAAAATGGTCGCAACATACAGTCTGCCAGCCTTCTGAGCAACTGCTTTGCCTTGTCTCTATTTTGACAATTTTTTGACAAGCTTTTTACGAACGTTTGACATCCTCAAGACAACGGCTGACACCCCTTTGCGCATAATTGCATCGTCAAGAGCAAACAAGTTCAACGCTCAAGTAAAGTCAGGAATCAGCAATTCAAATCAATCAAAATTCAAACGAAAAGGACAATCGCTATGAAAACTGTAGCACAACTTGCACAGATGCAAACAAAAATGCGCTGGTATGCCGAACGACCGTTTGCTTACCGATGCCGTGATGAATACCAACAGCGCATGACCATAGGTTTAATTGTGGCAGCAATCTTAATGTGTCTCTCGCTGGGCAGTTATTTTATCAGCACATCCATCATTGAACCTTTGCCCCATAAACCAAAAGAGATTTGGATTGACATCATCGATCCACCTCCGCCGCCTGCGCCAGAAAACAATAAACCCTCACAACCAACGACGGGCAGTCCAAACAGCGACATCATCACTGTCAATACAGGCACATCAGCAGGACGTGCAGCAGTGGAACAGAGCGTCAATAACACGATTACAGCAGCCTTCAGTGACGCGATAAACAGTGGACTTTTAGCAGAAGGGCATCAAGGACCCCCTGTGCCACAAGAAGGTACGCAAGGTGGACTGCTTTCCAACCAGCAGGGCGGTGAAATGAAAATGTCAGGCACATCGCTGATGCCATCGGGATTAACAACAAATCAAGGTCCTCTTGCTTATCTGCAAGGCGCACAAGTTCTGAAGTCTGATCTTAACAACGAGAAGCTAGGTGGTAACGAGGGCAATCGTGTCACAATTGCAAAGCGCGGAACGCTCACCATTCGTGAAAGTGATAGGCGCCTGCAAATCCAAACGGGCGGTCGCAGCAAAGAGGAAATTCTTGCCACCGTGCGCTCTTACCAAGCTGCAATACAGAGCGTCTATACAGAGGCGCGACAAGCTGCGGGCAGAGCGCTCAAAGGCAATGCTGTGGTGCGTCTGGTTATTGCGCCTGATGGTGCCGTCCGCAGTGCAGAGGTCGTGCAATGCAGCATCAACAATGACAACTTTAAGCGAGCACTGGTTGCAAAAGCACGCAAAATGCAATTCTCCAAAATTGCCGGTGCAACCCTGCAGCAAGTCGACATTCCCTATGAGTTCGGCGAAGAAGATTAACCTGAAGACACCTCATTAACCCAAAGACGCCAGCAGGAGGGATGGTCCCTACGCATCCCTCCCTGTTGTGCGTCAAGACACTGACCGCAGGTGATGATAAGAATGAACGATAAGCATAAGTTCAAGATGATAATCGTAGCAAAAAACTATATTCCAAAAAACACTAACAAGAGTGAGGCTTGGCTCATGCGCTACAGGTTTTTTGCATGTATGGCGATATACACATCAACCTTCCTCACATCAGCATTGCATGCACAGTCGCTTATCGTGCTCGATAGTCTGCATGATGAATATCCTATTGGACGCTATCTCTGGCTATATGAAGACAAATCGGCGAAATTGACAATCGATAGTGTCGTGTCAGGTAGCTACGCAAGTAAGTTCTTTGCAAGCCAAGAGGAAAGTCCAAATTTCGGCTATACAAGTTCAGTCTATTGGGCAAGGTTTAGTGTAGTGAGTCAGAACCCGAATGTGCCGTATTGGTATTTAGAGTTTGCCTATCCGATGTTTGATCATATTGAACTCTATATGCCAACATCGACTGGCACGTTTGTGCTCAAACGCACTGGGGATGCACTTGCGTTTTCAGAGCGAGAAATTGCTTACCGCAACTATGTATTTTCTTTGCCGAATTGCATCGATACGATGACGTATTTCCTACGCTTGCAAACCCAAAGTTCCATGTCTATTCCACTCAAGATCTGGACACCGGTGAGCTTTAAAGACAAAACAATAGCTGAGGTCTTTATTTTAGGCTTATACTACGGCATCTTCCTCGTGATGGTACTCTATAATAGCTTCCTTGCAATTTCTCTGCGCGACAAAAGCTATGCTTTCTATGTCTTTTATGTGCTGGGATTTGGAGTATTTCAATTGACATGGAATGGCTTAGCCTATCAGTTCCTCTGGCCGGATGCAGTGTGGTGGAACAATCTTGCACCAGCATTTTTCATCGCCTTCTCTGGATTTTGGGTAGCAAACTTTTCGCGAAGTTTTCTTGATCTTAAAAGATTCTTGCCTGCCATTGACAAACTGCTCATAGCTTTAACGCTCTTTTGTGTTGTGGCAATGGGGCTGACGATGCTACTGCCGTACATACATGCGATAAGATTGGTCTACGCTGTGCCGCTTGTGTTGCTACCGATAGTGATTCCAGCTGCTGTCTTTTGCTTGCGCAAAGGATTCAGACCAGCAGGATATTTTCTGATGGCATGGACGCTCTTTCTAGTAACATCCGTGTTTGCAGTATTGCGCAATTTAGGCCTCGTGCCGACAAACTTTTTTACAATCTACGGCACACAGATTGGCTCGGCACTCGAAGTGATTTTGCTCTCACTGGGGTTAGCTGATCGCATTAATTCATTGCGCGCAGAAAAAGAGAAAGCGGAAGCTGAAGCGAAATTGCGTGAAATGGCAGATCAGTTTGTTATCGAAAGCTCAATCAGAGAAGCTGAAATTGAACGCTTGAAAAATGTCGAGCTGGCAAATGCACTCATACAAGTCGAGCAGCAGAAAAATATTGCGCAGAAGGCAAATGCATTTAAGACAGAACTGCTCAGCATTGCTGCTCACGACCTGAAAAATCCCTTGCAGTCTATTATGGGCTTTGCAGAACTTATTTATGAAAAAGCCCTATCTGATTCCGACATCAAACAAATGGCAGCGGCAATTTCTGCATCATCAAAACGCATGAGCAAACTGATTACAGATTTGCTGCAAACCACCGCTTTGGATTCAGGGCAACTGATATTGCACAAAGAAAAAAATTGCGCTCTCGCAGTTGCTTGCGTCAGCCATTGAACAAAACCGTATATATGCAGCGCGCAAACAGCAAACACTGGAACTGATTTGCAAGCAAGATTGCATGCTTGAAGTCGATGTGGAACGTATGAATGAAGTGCTCGACAATCTTATCTCCAATGCGATGAAATACTCTGCACAAGGCAAGCGCATTATCATAAGAAGCCAGATAAAATATCAGGGAGAGGAAAGTAACAGAGCCCCTGTGGTGTGTATTGGCATTCAAGACGAAGGTCAAGGACTTTCAGAAGAAGACATGAAAAAACTCTTCGGACGCTTTCAACGCCTTTCGGCACATCCAACAGGAAATGAAAGCTCAACAGGACTTGGGCTTTCTATCGTCAAGCAACTTGTTGAGCTGCATGGCGGCAAAGTTTGGGCTGAATCGGAAGGTAAGGATAAAGGCGCAACGTTTTTTGTTGAACTGCCCATCGAGCACAGCCAACTTATTAGGACGAACGAGCTCTAAACTGCTAAATCTTAAACGGTAAAGCTGCATAAAGTGAAGTGAAGTCAAATGATAAAAAAAATGTGAAGCTATCGTGCTGCGCTCAATTGACTACCGAGACGAGTCAAAAATTCTCACGCTCTACACCAGAGAATTCGGTAAGCTCTCGGCGATAGCCAAAGGCTGCCGTAGCCCAAAGAGCAAATATGCCTCAGCTTTTGAGCTGGGCTCGCACATCGCTGTGGTGCTCTACAAAAAAACAACACGCGAAGTGCAAAATATCTCCGAAGCCAGTCTCAAAACGCCCTTTCTGGGCATCACCACATCCTTAGAGCGGCTGCGTGTGATGCTGCAAATTCTAGAACTGGTGCGTTTAGTTACAGAAGAAGAAGAACCGCAGCCCAAAATTTTCTATCTTTTACTGGAAAGTCTGCGTCAAATTGATGTGGCAAAGAAGAACGTCATCAATATCTTCTTTTTCTTTCAAACGCACCTGGTCTCGCTCTTGGGCTTTAAGCCAAGTTTTACCGAGTGTGTTATTTCAGGCAAAAACATCATGCAAGAGCTGCATGCGGAAGACAACCGAGAGCTGGTGCTGCTGCCTGAGCGTGGTGGTGTGGCGCTGCGTAAAGAAGCTGAACGCTTAGCACTAAGCGGCAAACCCATATCAATTCAAGCCTTCCGCTGGATTCAGTGCCTTAACGAGATGCCGCTCAATTCAGTGGAAAATCTGTATCTTCAAAATGCGCTTGGCGACGAGGTGGCGCAAATTCTCGACATCTATCTTCGCTTCCATATCGAGAACCTGCCACCGCTGCGTAGTCAGGAAATTTTTAATGCGCTCACGCGTTAGACATGGCATAAACTTTCAGAGTACATCATTCGTAGAGAAGAGCAGCTTGTCAGTTGTCCAAGTGCATCCAAATGCAATGAGAAAGCATCAAATTTTCACCATAATTCTTCACGATTTAACGGGGAGACTTTCTTATGAATAGAAACACACTTCTGACTGCAATTGGACTCATTTTTATTGGTATCATCGTAGGTGTGGTAGGCATCACAGGCTTGCAAATGACCGATAAAGTCTCGGCGCAACAATCGGCGGAACGCGTTGTCGCACTGGGCAATCCAACCTACACGCCGAAAGAGTCAATGCAGATGATGAAAGCTATCAATCAGGCGTTTATTGACGTGGCAAGTGTGGCAAAACCTGCGGTCGTAAGCATCAATGTAGAGGCATCAGCGCGTAGCTTGAGCGATAAACCAGAAGGTGAAGGTGACGCCCCCGACGATATGTTTCACTTCTTTTTCCGACAACAGCCACGAGGAAACTTCCCGATGCGCGGCTCTGGCTCAGGGGTCATCATCACGTCCGACGGCTACATCATTACCAATCATCATGTCATCAATCCTGCAACAAACAACGGTATTATCAAAGTGGTGCTCGACGACAAGCGTGAATTTAGAGCAAAGCTCGTCGGCAGCGACCCCTTAACGGATATTGCCGTCATCAAAATCGAAGCCAAAGATTTACCAGTGATGCCGTTCGGCGACTCCGACAATGTACAAATTGGCGAGTGGGTGCTGGCTATCGGAAATCCCTTTCAACTGACCTCCACTGTAACAGCAGGAATCGTGAGTGCAATTGGACGGGGCAATCTGCGCGTGATTGAAGGAAGCTACAGCGTAGAGAACTTTATTCAAACCGATGCGGCAATCAATCCGGGCAATTCGGGCGGCGCACTTGTCAATATCGAAGGCAAACTCATCGGTATCAATACCGCAATTGCCACACGCAGTGGCGGCTATCAAGGCTATGGCTTTGCCGTGCCAATTAACTTAGCTAAATCTGTCGCTGAAGACTCATCAAGTTTGGTAAAGTCTTGCGCGGTTACATCGGCGTACAAATTCAAAGCATTGATGCAACCGCAGCAAAAGCCCTAAACTTGCCAAAGCCAGAAGGAGCGTGGGTACAATCACTGGTGCCTGATGGTGCAGCCAAAGCCGCAGGCATTCAAGAAGGGGATGTGATTATCGCCATTGATGGTAAACCAGTCAAAGAAACCAACGACTTGCAAGCCTATGTGGCGCGCAAGCATCCCGGAGATAAAGTCGTGCTCAAAATCTGGCGCGATGGCAAAGAGCGCGATATTACCGTAACACTCAAAGCACGCGATGAAAAGACTGAACTGGCAGCTAAAGAACCTCAATCCGAGCCCTCAAAGCAACTTGGCTTGGAAGTCAAAGACCTGACCGAAGCTGATAAAAAAACGCTATGAAGTCGACTACGGTGTGCGCGTCTCTTCCGTGGAACTCTTCGGTCAAGCCAGTGAGCGTGGTATTGTCAAAGATGATGTGATTTTGGAAGTCAACAAGCAAAAAATTAACTCTGTCAAGGACTTCAAAGAGGCACTTGCAAAAGCAAAAGAAGGCGAGGCGATCTTGCTGCGAATTCGTCGCCGCGATAAAACAACCGCCTTTGTGGCAATTGAAATGGGCAAAAAATAATGCACACTAGAGCGGACGCTGCAGAAAAGCGTCCGTTTTTTATTCGAGTGCTTTTATGATAAAAAACTCTATCGCAAATGTCGCAGTCTGCAGATGTTGTTGTTGTAGGAGCCGGCATTGGCGGCTTAACCGTTGCAGCGCTAATGCAACATGCTGGCTTTCAAACCTTGACCTTTGAGCAGCATACCGTGGCAGGCGGTAGCGCCTCCATGTTTCGCAAAAAAGGCTACACCTTCGATGCCGGGGCTTCCATGTTCTATGGCTTTGGCACAAATGAACAAAGTGGCTCGCTCAACTTGCACACACGCATCTTTGAGCGCTTAGGCGTTAGCATCAAAACCCTGCCCGACCCCGTGCAAATTCACTATCACTTGCCCAATGGCTTTGAAGTGGCCGCGCATTACGAGCGTGAAAAATTTCTTGCCGAACTCATAGAACGCTTCCCGCAGGAAGCAAAAGGCATTCGTGCTTTTTATGATGAGCTTGAAAAAGTCTTTCGTATCATCAGTGCCTTTCCAGCTGGATCGCTCGAAGACGCAGGACATTTGACACGCCTTGCCCTAAAG from [Chlorobium] sp. 445 includes the following:
- the tsaB gene encoding tRNA (adenosine(37)-N6)-threonylcarbamoyltransferase complex dimerization subunit type 1 TsaB; translation: MNILALETSHAPMSVALSVGDAEVIKFGSAWQRTSEEILPLIESALSQASLSLLQIDAVALSNGPGSFTALRIGMSTAKGLCFALDKPLVTVGTLEAMALAAERQVRNEVQPIAALVPVIYSKADEFFVGEIAPTALCENLLLEIPKCYLTINELSQRYRKEAGEVVCGRSPEKLRPQIETCLNWHELDFSAAALLPIAKEKVKKEMFADLAFAEPMYLKNFEAKKSTRKFFG
- a CDS encoding glutamine-hydrolyzing GMP synthase, producing MNTVVILDFGSQYTQLIARRVRELGVYSEILPYNAPLERIVALNPKALIFSGGPASVYQKFAPLPDARLYDLNLPTLGICYGLQAIARHFGGKVEVAKAREYGRTNLVIKRNGTESALFKNVPNSTVWMSHGDKVTALPPGFSVIAESENSELCAVEYLGNGKRIFGLQFHPEVHHTTYGKEILANFLFDVAHLTPDWSPQSFIESEIEKIRLTVGKEHAICALSGGVDSTVAATLVSRAIGKRLKCIFVDNGLLRKNEAKEVKATLHGLGLNLKVVKAADLFLSRLKRIIDPEKKRKIIGKTFIDVFESQITREKFLVQGTLYPDVIESVNVRGPSQTIKTHHNVGGLPKNMKLKLIEPLRELFKDEVRAVGKLLGVPAQILSRHPFPGPGLAVRVIGEVSPARCAILREADAIFIEELRHAGLYDKVWQAFAVLLPIQTVGVMGDNRTYENVIALRAVNSTDGMTADWSELPHDFLAKVSNRIINEVRGVNRVVYDISSKPPATIEWE
- the recO gene encoding DNA repair protein RecO; translation: MVLRSIDYRDESKILTLYTREFGKLSAIAKGCRSPKSKYASAFELGSHIAVVLYKKTTREVQNISEASLKTPFLGITTSLERLRVMLQILELVRLVTEEEEPQPKIFYLLLESLRQIDVAKKNVINIFFFFQTHLVSLLGFKPSFTECVISGKNIMQELHAEDNRELVLLPERGGVALRKEAERLALSGKPISIQAFRWIQCLNEMPLNSVENLYLQNALGDEVAQILDIYLRFHIENLPPLRSQEIFNALTR